The DNA segment AAGCCAATGGGGAAGCAGTGAAAGCGGCAAGCAGCCAGCAAGATCATATCTGTATTGATCTATCACGGAACTTTACGAGCAATAAGCCGGTGACATTTAAGCTTTACATGCCGGACAGCAGCAAGACGCCTCGAGATGTTGTCATGTATCTTGCCTATGGAAACTGGATTGCGATAAATGAAAAAAATGTGGATTATCTTGTTGATGACCTTACGCAAAACGATTATGGTGCGGTGGTCTTCACTGGAAAAACAAGGCTGGACACGGATATTATCGGAATAGTTCAGGATATTCGCGAAAAGATTGTCTATTTAAAGAATCACGCATCAGAATATGGTATCCGCCACATCTATCTCTCCGGCGGTTCTGCCGGTGCTAATCTCGCGCTGCTGGCAGCATATGCTTCCAGTTGCCCCGACTATGCATCGGATGGCTTAACAGCCGATCAAGTTAAAACAGACGGTGTAATAGCATTTTATCCCGTTGTGGATATGCTTTATAATTATCATTATTTCACTGACAAAACGGAAAATCAAAAAACAGCATTAGATAAACTCGGAGACGCATTTTTTAGTCTATCAGATGTAAACGGATCCAAGTCAATCAGTGACTCCCAAAAAATCGTTACAAAAACACTTCTCGGCGGAAGCCCTGAAGAGGGTAATTTTAAGCATTTATATGAGATTAGCTCACCAAACAGGTTCTTGAGCCGTAATGTTCCCCCCACATTTCTCATTCAGGGTTCAGATGACAGCATGACCCCGTTCGAGCCGACAAAAGCAATGTATGAAAATTTGGAAAAATTGGACGTAGATGCAGATATGCTTGAGCTGCCGCATACAGATCATGCATTCGATATGGTCCTGCCCAACAGTTCGGTCGTGACGAATAAAGTTCTAAGTTGCATCAACGAATGGCTTGATTTACATCATTCGCCTGATTGAATTTATCACAACAACACTGTTCTGTAGTAACTCTTACGGCGGTGCTTTTAGAAAAATCTTCAGAAGATAAGATTAGGGAGGTGTGTTATGCAAAACAAATACTGCATGCTGTTGGGAAACAATTTTGATGATATTGAGGGCATAACTGTCATTAATATTCTAAGAAGGTCTGATATTTCATTGGATATATTCAGCGTGAGCCAGAATACCGTCAGCAGCTTTACAGGCATGACATATTTGATTAACAATGTTTTTAATTTTCTCGAAGATATAAGCACAGAAGAATATGACGGAATTCTTCTTCCGGGAGGGCGGGGCGTTCTCGAACTTGCAAAGAATACAGAAGTCATTTCTTTAGTTCGCAAGTTTTACGATGAAGGAAAGCTTGTATTCGGAATATGCGGAGCCCCGATTATTCTTGACAAAGCAGGAGCGTTGGACGGCAAAAAGTACACCTGTCTTCCGTCGGTGGTTTCTATGATTCATTCCGGGAACTGCATAGATGAAAAAGTGGTTGTCGACAGCAATGTAGTGACCTCAAAAGCACTGGGAACCTCAATGGATGCGGCTCTTAAACTGGTTGAGGTTATTAAATCAAAGGAAAAAGCAATGGTGACAGCTGATAGGTATTATATCGAGAGAAAAACTTAAATCTTTGAGGATGCCTGAAACTTTCGCCTCAGGCGGACGCAGAATGGAAGGAGAAACTATTGAAGAAATTTATCATTATTAACGGTGCCATGGGGGTTGGTAAAACGTGTCTCTGCAAGGAGCTCAATAGAACACTTGCTCATAGTGCCTGGTTAGATGGTGACTGGTGTATGATGATGAATCCTATGGATTTCACTGAAATAAACCAAAAGATGTTTTTGGATAATATTTATCATCTTTTAAACAACTACTTAACCAATCCATCATTCAAATATGTTCTCTTTTCATGGGTTATTCCAAGAGAAGAAATGATGAACTATTTAATTTGGAAATTAGCTGATGATGATTTTAAAGTAATTAGAATAACATTACTTTGTGAAGATAATAAATTGAAAGAAAGAATGCTTCAGGCTGAAAGGGATGAGGCGACCATTAATAAAAGCATGTTGTACCAGGAAGTATTCAGACGAACAGATACAATAAAGGTGGATACAACTGAATTATCTGTTGCAGATACTGTAGATAGAGTTCTAAAAATAACAAAAATGCAACAGTAGCTTAAAAAGATTATACGGAAGGAAGATAATGTTATGGTAACAGTTAAGCGAAAAGACTTTGAGAAAATAGATGATGCTTCACTAATATGGATGTGCATAGAACCTACCATCAAAGAAATTCGTGGTAAAAATCTCGCGGTAAAACAGGAGGTTTACGCTTCCCTAAATACTGGGCTACAGGCTTTATTAATGTTTCAAGTTCTTTACGGACACACTTTCAATGGAGTTGAAGAATTCTATACACATCTTTCATATTTGCTATCAAATGATGGAGTCTGGTCACAATTGGAAAGGGGAATGCAGTATTTTGGAGATATGGCTATGGTAGAGATTCTTCAAAAAATGCATGTATTATTTCTAAGTATAAATACGGAAAAGTCCAATAATGCTCCGGGACAATATGCTGAATTATCTAAAAAAATGATGCTAATAAATGAATCGCTCAGTAAAACCATGCCGTTAACAATTAAGTTGGTTGCCGCATATATTCGAAACAACAAAGATGAGTACATGCAGGTTGCTGATTAATTTGTATTTTGAGCGTTTTCATGTATAAAGAAAAGTCCCACGAACGGCGATTTAAAGCCATTTGTGGGACTTTTTTGGTTGCGGAGGCTGGATTTGAACCAACGACCTTCGGGTTATGAGTTTCCATTGAGTTATATGTAATATCATTAATTATTATGGCGTTGACCGTAAAAATGACCGTAAGCTTAAAACGTGTTTATTAATAACTTATTCCCCAATAAGTGCAAAATTCAATACTTTCGTGACAAGCAATCGGCAGACTATTCTATTTATTACACTTTAAACATTAACTGATTGAGAAAATTGACTTTAAGCTTAATAAGAAAATAAATAGGTCCTAACTATTCCATAATAGAAAACCATTATCCTTATAAATCTAGACGTTGTATGAATTATCGTAAGATAAACAATAAAATAAATGGAGAAATGGTATGAAAAAGAAAATTATAGGGATAGTTTTGGCACTTTGCTGCTTTCTTCAAGTTCTTCCGCTAAGTGTGGTAAAGGCACTTAATCCTCCGGTAAGCGATCAATATGTGATTAATTTAGTCATTGATGGATTGTCAAACTCCGTTTATGACCAAGCAAAACAGGCCGGATTGCTCACCCCCAACATTGATAAACTCCTAGCCAATGGAACAAGGCTTAGAGGGGTCGATACCACAATACCAGCCTATTTTGGCTCTGAGGTAGCCGCTTTAACTGGAGCCGGCTCAAAGACAAACGGCTTTATGTATAGATATTACGATAAAAGAGCCAACAGCGTCACGGCAGATTCCTTTTCCATGAATGCACAGACTGTTTTTGAAAAGCTTAAGCTGTCAAACATACGCACCCTCGCTTCTGGCTGGATTATAGGGAATAAATCAATCGAAGGACGCGGCGTATCGGCAAGCGATCCGGATCATCTTTTTACGGCTCATGGTACGAACGGAGATAATCTTATAAAATTTGATGATGTCTCCGCTGATGTTGTCACTGCCATTCAAAGCGCAGATATGCCAAGATTTATTTCAGCGTATTCAAACGATATAAAGAAAATAAGCTATGATACAGTTGAATCGGATACAAATGCCGCCAAAAAATATGCAGCGGCTCTGACAGATATTGATACCAAGCTCGGCGATATCTTAAATGCACTTGATGCTAAAGGGATTACTTCACAAACGACCATCGTTTTGAATTCGCTTGCTCCTACATCAAAAGTAGCATCAAAGGCAACCACCGCAACCCTTTCCACTAACATTACAGCCGATACCGGAGTAAAGGCCGTTGAAGTTGGAAATTCTGGTGGCACCGCAGTGGCTGTTACCGACACCAGCGCCAAGGTCGTTATTGTTAAACAGTATATGATGCACAACACGACAATCTCATTTACCAACCTTGCAACTGATGATGATAAGGCTAAGGTATTATCTTACTTGAATAACAAATCATCCAATGCTGGTAAAGTTATTGATAAGGTATATTCCGCTGCTGATTTAGGTTTATCTGATACCTATTGCGATTATCTGCTTACACCAGTAGCGGGCAAATCCTTTGCCTCCTGTGCGACAGGTATTTATAGAGTTGGTGATTTAAAAGACAGCAAAGTATTTTGTGTGCTTTCCGGCAATAGTATTCCAAAGGGTTATGATGTGCAGGACAACGCGACAATAAAGGACTTGGCCCCTACCATTTGTTCATGGTTAGGCTGTACAGCTCCGGATAATAGCGAGGGTCAGGTTTGGAATTTTGTTCCGGCTGCTCCGGTTGTTACATTGACCTATCCTTCCACTGATACTATTGTTGTAAACCCCAATATGACAATCACCGGATCTGTGAATGAGGACTGCACATTTAAGGTGAATGATAATAATATCAGTTTGAACGCAGATAAAACATTTTCTGCGGCTGTCACCCTGAAAGAAGGGGACAATACCGTCACAATTCAGGCATCAAACAGTTATGGGAAAACCACAATTCTAACAAGAAAAGTCACCTATATGAAAAGGGAAACTCCGCCGGCCGGAAATACGGTTGTATATATCAACTGGGATGGATGCGCAAACTATTACATAGATCTTGCGAAGGCGCAAAATAAGATTCCTAATCTTACTAAAATCATGACCAGCGACGGCGTATATTTTCCAAATGCATTTACACGTACACCATCCATTACCGACCCGATGCAGACCTCAATTGTTTCGGGTACAACCACCAAGTTTACCGACAACAGCTATCGTTATTTTAATAAGTTGAAAAACATTGTTGTACAGGAAACACCTGGACGAAAAGACATGGCCGAAACCATAGGCGAATCCGCTGTCCGGCAAAACCTCGATATTATTTCCATCAATCAGTTTGCGCTGGAAAACAGGGGGGCCGTTGCAGGCGATCCGTTTAAAGATTACTATTCCGCTCCGGCAGGTTCAAACGGTTATTCGGATGGTGCTGCCCGTTTTGATGCTGCAATTGATCTTGTAAAAAATCTTCGTGCCGGAAGCACAAAGCTCTTTTCACTGCCAAGATTTATCTCAGTCTATATGGATGATATTGACGGTATCGGGCATAACGAAACCCCCGAATACGGCCAGCCAACCGCTACTACCGAAACACAGCGGGAGCAAATGATTGTGGACCATTTGCAGATGATGGATGCGAAGCTTGGCGAATTTATTCAAGCCTGCAAGGATGCCAGCGCTTATGATAACATGGATTTTGTTTTAACCGCCGACCATGGAATGGCGAACTTCGGATTACAGGAGTCTTCATCCGATGACAGCATTAGTTCCAAACTTCCTGATTTGATGGATACGATTAATTCTTTAGGCAGCGATTACAAAGTGCAGTATCTCTACCCCAATGCGAGTATGCAAGCCCCTGCTGCTGATACGAAGATTGCGCTTGTTTCATGCGGCCTGCAGGTACAGCTTTCGTATATTAATGAGTGCAATCCAGATGTAATTGCCGCTAAGAATAAAAAAATCATGGAGGCAATTAAGGATAAAAGTTATGTCGATATAATTCTGCAGCCGGACCAGATTAAAGAGCTCGGCGCAAAGGAAGGGTTTGCAGACCTCATTATTTCCCCGAAAACACCATATCATTTTATGCCCTCATCCGTCGGAACAGATTTGCTGGTTGCACGTGGCGCACATGACAGCCTTTCTGACAGAGCCCAAAGAATAACAGCTTTCATGTGGGGCAAAGACATTAAA comes from the Bacillota bacterium genome and includes:
- a CDS encoding prolyl oligopeptidase family serine peptidase, which encodes ANGEAVKAASSQQDHICIDLSRNFTSNKPVTFKLYMPDSSKTPRDVVMYLAYGNWIAINEKNVDYLVDDLTQNDYGAVVFTGKTRLDTDIIGIVQDIREKIVYLKNHASEYGIRHIYLSGGSAGANLALLAAYASSCPDYASDGLTADQVKTDGVIAFYPVVDMLYNYHYFTDKTENQKTALDKLGDAFFSLSDVNGSKSISDSQKIVTKTLLGGSPEEGNFKHLYEISSPNRFLSRNVPPTFLIQGSDDSMTPFEPTKAMYENLEKLDVDADMLELPHTDHAFDMVLPNSSVVTNKVLSCINEWLDLHHSPD
- a CDS encoding DJ-1/PfpI family protein, translating into MQNKYCMLLGNNFDDIEGITVINILRRSDISLDIFSVSQNTVSSFTGMTYLINNVFNFLEDISTEEYDGILLPGGRGVLELAKNTEVISLVRKFYDEGKLVFGICGAPIILDKAGALDGKKYTCLPSVVSMIHSGNCIDEKVVVDSNVVTSKALGTSMDAALKLVEVIKSKEKAMVTADRYYIERKT
- a CDS encoding AAA family ATPase; amino-acid sequence: MKKFIIINGAMGVGKTCLCKELNRTLAHSAWLDGDWCMMMNPMDFTEINQKMFLDNIYHLLNNYLTNPSFKYVLFSWVIPREEMMNYLIWKLADDDFKVIRITLLCEDNKLKERMLQAERDEATINKSMLYQEVFRRTDTIKVDTTELSVADTVDRVLKITKMQQ
- a CDS encoding alkaline phosphatase family protein produces the protein MKKKIIGIVLALCCFLQVLPLSVVKALNPPVSDQYVINLVIDGLSNSVYDQAKQAGLLTPNIDKLLANGTRLRGVDTTIPAYFGSEVAALTGAGSKTNGFMYRYYDKRANSVTADSFSMNAQTVFEKLKLSNIRTLASGWIIGNKSIEGRGVSASDPDHLFTAHGTNGDNLIKFDDVSADVVTAIQSADMPRFISAYSNDIKKISYDTVESDTNAAKKYAAALTDIDTKLGDILNALDAKGITSQTTIVLNSLAPTSKVASKATTATLSTNITADTGVKAVEVGNSGGTAVAVTDTSAKVVIVKQYMMHNTTISFTNLATDDDKAKVLSYLNNKSSNAGKVIDKVYSAADLGLSDTYCDYLLTPVAGKSFASCATGIYRVGDLKDSKVFCVLSGNSIPKGYDVQDNATIKDLAPTICSWLGCTAPDNSEGQVWNFVPAAPVVTLTYPSTDTIVVNPNMTITGSVNEDCTFKVNDNNISLNADKTFSAAVTLKEGDNTVTIQASNSYGKTTILTRKVTYMKRETPPAGNTVVYINWDGCANYYIDLAKAQNKIPNLTKIMTSDGVYFPNAFTRTPSITDPMQTSIVSGTTTKFTDNSYRYFNKLKNIVVQETPGRKDMAETIGESAVRQNLDIISINQFALENRGAVAGDPFKDYYSAPAGSNGYSDGAARFDAAIDLVKNLRAGSTKLFSLPRFISVYMDDIDGIGHNETPEYGQPTATTETQREQMIVDHLQMMDAKLGEFIQACKDASAYDNMDFVLTADHGMANFGLQESSSDDSISSKLPDLMDTINSLGSDYKVQYLYPNASMQAPAADTKIALVSCGLQVQLSYINECNPDVIAAKNKKIMEAIKDKSYVDIILQPDQIKELGAKEGFADLIISPKTPYHFMPSSVGTDLLVARGAHDSLSDRAQRITAFMWGKDIKKGYSDTETIHNTDFAATMSYLMGVNAPLDSTGKIIYSALDGKSAAAEYKTTVEAETAQTSGNSEKLLDSSASNGAYVGNTDSDKASVEFTGVPASKRMEVHYAAAQDGLMTLMVNGKAIRDVFFPTNNVSSGKYDTKVINYTLNKGDSVQFVTNKSANGVGVSFDSIDFYSESQQTPDPSGDTGKPYDINMTPNGDTKTEIGFAWFTDSGVTGTKVQVIKATGETADFSKDATEFNGISQNVTLKQSGTNTNYVSHKAKATGLASGAKYFYRVGDGTTWSETGSFTTSSDKDFTFLFLTDPQGYTSDSYDLWAKTMQSAVNTFPNASFMAVGGDMINTGLTSPNDEQEWSYYFGKKQNIFLNLPTAPVVGNHEGRNNANYEDHFNLPNNATVQTFPSNAVYSFDYGNAHFSVLDTEMLLTAEDFQSQIDWLKKNMMQTSKKWKILMLHKPLYSGGEHCAYAD